Proteins from a genomic interval of Oleidesulfovibrio alaskensis DSM 16109:
- a CDS encoding ArsR/SmtB family transcription factor — protein MDNPFTERQAAIFKALGHPARLCMVDALTAGARCVCELQELVGSDMSTVSKHLSVLKKTGIVQDERRGNNIYYSIALPCVTGFLQCTRQAVERAGISPAPEQTGRTDAAD, from the coding sequence ATGGATAATCCGTTCACTGAGCGTCAGGCCGCAATTTTTAAAGCGCTGGGACATCCGGCACGATTATGCATGGTCGATGCGCTGACCGCCGGAGCACGCTGTGTGTGCGAACTGCAGGAACTGGTCGGCTCAGACATGTCCACTGTCTCCAAGCATCTTTCCGTACTTAAAAAAACCGGTATCGTGCAGGATGAGCGTCGCGGCAACAATATTTACTATTCCATTGCCCTGCCTTGCGTGACCGGTTTTCTGCAATGCACCCGTCAGGCTGTGGAGCGCGCAGGCATCAGCCCCGCACCTGAACAAACCGGCAGAACGGATGCAGCCGACTGA
- a CDS encoding PAS domain S-box protein yields the protein MHKKTSPRRFGLVYRIVLTTGVTLLTGLVALSWFNMRYHQRHAMREFAEGADRLGSTILLGTRYAMMTNARHELDQIIRDLARQPDIHSIRIYNKAGAIMFSSQADEVGRVTNIRDEACNVCHHTEPPLTRLALSESTRRFTGADGEPLLGSLRPIMNEEGCSGGPCHVHSADKQVLGALDVVMRLGPAQLDFARFQQGMVGATAVVFLLSASAIVLLLRRFITQPVSRLKENTRRIGRGEPVLITDAGQHDEIGELAGAVQSMADDIRQKQEELLRQRREYQALFEQVPCSITVQDREYRLLQFNREFAERFHPLPGAFCYQAYKGRTDPCPNCPVERTFATGRSHCSEEYRTNPDGSRTHWLVHTSPVVDENGQVTAAMEMSIDVSALKKAEDRLRRSEQKYHAIFNNIPNAVFVLDAQTLDIVDCNHTVETLYGYERSQLTGMSFLDMFPEEERRRYASQLKAFTVLPRARNHRKDGSMLYVDIMLSPAEYHERTVLLVAASDVTERLETEQKLIQAGKMATLGEMATGVAHELNQPLTVIKTASSFIMRKIHRGEPVAPDVLETMAREIDSHVDRASGIINHMRDFGRQSDITLEPVNLNAVLQSSCEFFARQLSLRQIEVDWQLAEVLPPVMAMPNRLEQVFTNMLLNARDAIEERSERDPNAPRRITVRTTVEDREVVVRVCDTGKGIPRSLLNKIFEPFFTTKSVGKGTGLGLSISYGLVKDFGGSIQAANMPEGGACFILRFPSTSSLPAGSENAAT from the coding sequence ATGCATAAAAAGACATCCCCCCGCCGGTTCGGTCTGGTGTACCGCATCGTGCTGACCACGGGTGTGACGCTGCTTACAGGGCTTGTGGCGCTTTCCTGGTTTAACATGCGCTACCATCAGCGTCATGCTATGCGCGAATTTGCCGAAGGCGCGGACAGGCTGGGCAGTACCATTCTGCTGGGCACGCGCTATGCCATGATGACCAACGCCCGCCATGAGCTTGATCAGATCATACGCGATCTGGCCCGTCAGCCCGACATCCATTCCATCCGTATTTACAATAAAGCCGGAGCCATCATGTTTTCCAGTCAGGCCGACGAGGTCGGACGGGTGACAAACATACGTGATGAAGCCTGCAATGTCTGCCACCACACCGAGCCGCCGCTGACCCGGCTGGCTCTTTCTGAAAGCACCCGCCGCTTTACCGGTGCGGACGGAGAACCTCTGCTGGGCAGCCTGCGGCCCATCATGAATGAAGAAGGCTGTTCCGGCGGGCCGTGCCATGTGCATTCTGCCGATAAACAGGTGCTCGGCGCACTGGACGTGGTGATGCGCCTTGGTCCTGCGCAGCTGGACTTTGCCCGTTTCCAGCAGGGGATGGTAGGTGCCACGGCAGTGGTCTTTCTGCTTTCTGCTTCGGCCATTGTGCTGTTGCTGCGGCGGTTTATCACGCAACCTGTTTCGCGCCTGAAGGAAAACACCAGACGCATAGGCAGGGGCGAGCCGGTGCTGATAACGGATGCAGGCCAGCATGACGAGATAGGAGAGCTGGCCGGCGCGGTGCAGTCCATGGCCGATGATATCCGCCAGAAGCAGGAAGAACTGTTGCGGCAGCGGCGGGAATATCAGGCGCTGTTTGAGCAGGTGCCGTGCAGCATCACCGTGCAGGACAGAGAATACCGCCTGTTGCAGTTCAACAGGGAATTTGCAGAGCGCTTTCACCCGTTGCCCGGTGCGTTCTGCTATCAGGCGTATAAAGGCCGCACAGACCCCTGTCCCAATTGTCCTGTGGAACGTACATTTGCCACGGGCAGGTCGCATTGCAGCGAAGAATACCGCACCAATCCGGATGGTTCCAGAACACACTGGCTTGTGCATACCTCTCCTGTTGTGGATGAAAACGGGCAGGTGACAGCAGCCATGGAAATGTCCATTGACGTTTCGGCGCTGAAAAAGGCCGAAGACAGGCTGCGTCGCTCGGAACAGAAATATCACGCCATCTTCAATAACATTCCCAACGCCGTGTTTGTGCTGGATGCGCAGACGCTTGATATTGTTGACTGCAACCATACCGTGGAAACCCTGTACGGTTATGAACGCAGCCAGCTGACCGGTATGTCGTTTCTTGACATGTTTCCCGAAGAGGAGCGCAGGCGGTACGCATCGCAGCTGAAAGCATTTACTGTACTTCCCCGGGCCCGCAACCATCGCAAGGACGGCAGCATGTTGTATGTCGACATCATGCTGTCCCCCGCAGAATACCATGAGCGTACAGTGCTGCTGGTGGCTGCCAGCGATGTGACCGAACGGCTGGAGACCGAACAGAAGCTGATTCAGGCCGGAAAAATGGCTACACTGGGTGAGATGGCAACCGGCGTGGCACATGAACTGAACCAGCCGCTGACTGTCATTAAAACCGCGAGCAGTTTTATCATGCGCAAAATACATCGCGGTGAACCAGTGGCACCCGATGTGCTGGAAACCATGGCACGCGAAATAGACAGCCATGTGGACAGAGCCAGCGGTATTATCAATCATATGCGGGACTTCGGCCGCCAGTCGGATATCACGCTGGAACCGGTAAATCTCAATGCTGTTCTGCAGTCATCGTGCGAGTTTTTTGCCCGCCAGCTTTCTTTGCGGCAGATTGAAGTGGACTGGCAGCTGGCCGAAGTTCTGCCGCCGGTCATGGCCATGCCTAACAGGCTTGAACAGGTGTTCACAAACATGCTGCTCAATGCGCGTGATGCCATTGAAGAGCGTTCGGAGCGCGATCCTAATGCCCCGCGCCGTATCACCGTGCGCACAACGGTGGAAGACAGAGAGGTTGTGGTGCGTGTGTGCGACACAGGCAAGGGGATTCCCCGTTCGCTGCTTAACAAGATATTCGAACCGTTTTTCACTACCAAAAGCGTGGGCAAGGGAACGGGACTCGGTCTTTCCATCAGCTACGGGCTGGTGAAAGATTTCGGTGGTAGCATACAGGCGGCAAATATGCCGGAAGGCGGCGCCTGTTTTATTCTGCGGTTTCCTTCCACCAGCTCTCTGCCCGCCGGGTCTGAGAACGCTGCAACATAA
- a CDS encoding RrF2 family transcriptional regulator translates to MRLLTNSRYGTRMLLDVAVHGRNGPVLMRDVAERLGVSQKYLEKIARQLKEAGFLKAQRGPNGGHTLARDVTTFTVGDVVRLLEGGTDIVGCGRDEEGCTHAPGCLTRMLWKEAGIAMFERLDRFTFAELVAYSDQGVRFGDFCQTIEDEHCRHASGSRARKGA, encoded by the coding sequence ATGCGCCTTCTGACCAACAGCCGGTATGGTACCCGCATGCTGCTTGATGTGGCGGTTCACGGCAGAAACGGGCCAGTGCTGATGCGGGACGTGGCCGAGCGTCTGGGGGTTTCGCAGAAGTATCTTGAAAAGATTGCCCGCCAGCTGAAAGAGGCCGGTTTTTTAAAGGCCCAGCGCGGGCCCAACGGGGGCCATACGCTGGCGCGTGATGTAACCACATTTACCGTGGGCGATGTGGTGCGCCTGCTGGAAGGCGGCACAGACATCGTGGGCTGCGGGCGCGATGAAGAGGGCTGTACCCATGCGCCCGGCTGTCTTACCAGAATGCTCTGGAAAGAAGCGGGAATAGCCATGTTCGAGCGTCTTGACCGTTTCACATTTGCCGAGCTTGTGGCCTACTCCGATCAGGGGGTGCGGTTCGGCGATTTCTGCCAGACCATCGAAGACGAGCACTGCAGGCACGCCTCGGGCAGCCGTGCCAGAAAAGGCGCCTGA